From a region of the Eublepharis macularius isolate TG4126 chromosome 7, MPM_Emac_v1.0, whole genome shotgun sequence genome:
- the DSCC1 gene encoding sister chromatid cohesion protein DCC1 has translation MRSREEVDATLHIAKLDPAELLPPAQCLSFCSPEDAADCCLLQLEPELCAELEAGGSLVIRGDKEDHAVLCSKDRTYEMKIADTSNMLLFIPTCEIPDELCADKPPSVIHTQIAGFSNNFWEVRRCRPKLKKLKKLLMENPYEGPDEEKRKTLTSPKYTTDDLLDQIQASEEEITHQLEVLKACQVEGYWRILDFDYEMKLLNHVTQLIYTESWPFSKVPLSICLQELGPLEPMEMIDHILRSYGRQSINEGETFFEMNEEKICRATAQMLLQNAVKFSLSEFQEVWQQSVPDGITTRLDQLKGLALVDQSSRPETIFLLNVEDLPEDSQERFNSLFTLREKWTEADIAPYIQDLCSEKQTIGALLTKYARSSMQNGVKVYNSRRPIT, from the exons ATGCGGAGCCGCGAAGAGGTGGACGCCACGCTACACATCGCCAAGCTAGACCCTGCGGAGCTGCTGCCGCCGGCGCAGTGCCTCAGCTTCTGCTCCCCGGAGGACGCCGCCGACTGCTGTTTGCTCCAGCTGGAGCCCGAGCTTTGCGCCGAGCTGGAGGCGGGAGGAAG CCTTGTCATCCGTGGAGATAAAGAGGACCACGCCGTGCTATGCAGCAAAGATAGGACCTATGAGATGAAAATCGCAGATACCTCTAACATGTTGCTTTTCATACCTACCTGTGAAATTCCAGACGAGCTCTGTGCAGACAAGCCTCCTTCTGTCATTCACACACAG ATTGCAGGCTTCTCTAACAATTTCTGGGAAGTAAGAAGATGTCGACCCAAGCTAAAGAAACTCAAGAAACTCTTAATGGAAAATCCTTACGAAGGGCCAGatgaggagaaaaggaaaacGTTGACAAGCCCAAAG TACACAACAGATGATTTGCTAGATCAGATCCAAGCAAGTGAGGAAGAAATAACGCATCAGCTGGAGGTTCTAAAAGCATGTCAGGTTGAAG GATATTGGAGGATTCTAGACTTCGATTACGAGATGAAACTGCTGAATCATGTGACCCAGCTGATATATACAGAGTCATGGCCATTCAGCAAGGTTCCTTTAAGTATCTGTCTTCAAGAACTCGGACCTCTGGAGCCCAT GGAAATGATAGACCACATTCTTAGGAGTTACGGAAGGCAAAGCATCAACGAAG GTGAGACTTTCTTTGAAATGAACGAAGAGAAGATATGCAGAGCTACGGCACAAATGCTCTTGCAAAATGCAGTCAAGTTCAGCCTCTCCGAATTCCAAGAAGTGTGGCAGCAAAGTGTCCCCGACGGAATTACAACGAGGCTAGACCAGTTAAAG GGTTTAGCTCTTGTGGATCAATCCTCCCGACCGGAGACTATCTTCTTGCTAAATGTTGAAGACTTGCCGGAGGATAGCCAGGAAAGATTTAACAGCTTATTTACCCTTCGGGAGAAGTGGACTGAAGCTGATATAGCTCCCTATATACA GGACTTATGTTCAGAGAAGCAAACAATTGGTGCATTGCTGACAAAATATGCTCGCTCTTCGATGCAGAATGGAGTTAAAGTTTATAATTCTAGAAGGCCCATTACATGA